The following are encoded together in the Montipora foliosa isolate CH-2021 chromosome 12, ASM3666993v2, whole genome shotgun sequence genome:
- the LOC137979868 gene encoding uncharacterized protein has translation MILSTTPFIGPLKHLKWGEDTIRYVSSSNCLGVTIIDKLSWSQHIALARSAFNAKVKMLRSINFLSTSILETFCYKIVIPSVLYGIVIWGSGPKLKDLEMIHIRAARLIHKLPNSFKDSDILSKVGWMPLEYFCKFRILTITYIAYYNLGLREINSLVTKNSNSYNLRKSLNVVLNRPKTELGRRSFVHRSAIAWNALPDNLKDSPNSSTFKHNLKQSKQTIMNINFGKGGNVIHNMKPDFYYY, from the coding sequence ATGATCTTGAGTACCACCCCCTTCATAGGTCCCTTGAAACATCTGAAGTGGGGTGAGGACACCATTCGGTATGTGTCTTCCAGCAATTGCCTTGGGGTTACAATCATTGACAAACTCTCATGGTCTCAACATATTGCATTGGCTCGATCTGCATTCAATGCCAAAGTCAAAATGTTGAGGTCTATAAATTTTCTATCTACATCTATCTTGGAGACTTTTTGCTATAAGATAGTAATTCCAAGTGTTCTATATGGAATTGTGATCTGGGGGTCTGGACCCAAGCTTAAAGATCTAGAAATGATTCACATCAGAGCTGCAAGGCTGATTCACAAGCTACCAAATAGTTTTAAGGATAGTGATATACTTTCTAAGGTTGGCTGGATGCCTCTGGAGTATTTTTGTAAGTTCCGCATCTTAACTATTACATATATTGCTTATTATAATTTAGGGTTACGGGAAATTAATTCTTTGGTAACCAAAAACTCTAACAGTTATAACCTAAGGAAATCCTTGAATGTTGTACTCAATAGGCCCAAAACCGAATTGGGTCGTAGGTCTTTTGTTCACAGATCTGCCATAGCATGGAATGCACTACCAGATAATCTTAAAGATTCTCCAAATTCGTCTACCTTTAAACATAACTTAAAACAATCCAAGCAAACtatcatgaatattaatttcGGGAAGGGAGGTAATGTTATACATAACATGAAACcagatttttattattactaa
- the LOC137979910 gene encoding uncharacterized protein: MALALGLERSTWERNVTIKEVSRRRELEALLNSMAKKEKIEEQEQDEGSDSDEWKPEAGDGEDEEDTESDDVISESDEDDEGSPVRGVVTKGRNKTVGNRKKEEKRKRKGRKNDSVKSKRPRHICPLKSVEQKL, encoded by the exons atggCTTTAGCGTTAGGGTTAGAGCGTAGTACATGGGAACGTAACGTCACAATCAAGGAAGTATCG CGCAGGCGCGAGCTGGAGGCTCTGCTGAATTCCAtggcaaagaaagaaaagatagAAGAACAGGAACAGGATGAAGGCAGTGATAGTGATGAATGGAAACCGGAGGCCGGAGATGGGGAAGATGAGGAAGACACTGAGTCCGATGATGTAATAAGCGAAAGTGATGAAGACGATGAAGGGAGTCCTGTCAGGGGTGTCGTAACAAAAGGAAGAAACAAGACGGTTGGCaatagaaagaaagaagaaaaaagaaaacgcaaaGGCAGAAAGAACGATAGTGTGAAGAGTAAGAGACCCCGGCACATATGTCCATTAAAGAGTGTAGAGCAGAAATTATAG